In one window of Paracoccus saliphilus DNA:
- a CDS encoding 2-hydroxyacid dehydrogenase has protein sequence MAKPKVLVTRRWPVAVEAQLSELFDTELNTSDKPLTPEDFKSALQNYDAVLPTVTDKIGASALELARPQTRILANYGVGYSHIDLDRVGQHGMVVTNTPDVLSECTADLAMTLMLMAARRAGEGERELRAGDWTGWRPTHLVGSKVSGKTLGIIGYGRIGQEMAKRAHHGFGMKIIAYNRSKIAPDILAQCDATQVDSIDELLPLCDFISLHCPGGAENRHLIDARRLNLMRSDAFLINTARGEVIDEMALSQALWFETIGGAALDVFDGEPNINPVLQNCDNLVMLPHLGSATREAREAMGFRVLDNLRDFFDGREPRDRVN, from the coding sequence ATGGCAAAACCGAAGGTTCTCGTAACCCGGCGCTGGCCAGTAGCGGTCGAAGCGCAGCTATCGGAATTGTTCGACACGGAACTCAACACGTCGGACAAGCCCCTGACGCCGGAAGACTTCAAATCGGCACTGCAGAACTACGATGCGGTGCTGCCCACGGTGACGGACAAGATCGGTGCTTCGGCGCTGGAGCTGGCCAGGCCGCAAACCCGGATTCTCGCGAATTACGGGGTCGGATATAGTCATATCGATCTGGACCGGGTTGGGCAGCATGGCATGGTGGTGACCAACACGCCGGATGTCCTGAGCGAATGCACTGCCGATCTGGCCATGACGCTTATGCTTATGGCGGCGCGGCGCGCCGGAGAGGGCGAGCGTGAATTACGCGCCGGCGACTGGACGGGATGGCGGCCGACGCATCTGGTTGGCAGCAAGGTGTCGGGCAAGACCCTGGGCATCATCGGCTATGGCCGGATCGGTCAGGAGATGGCCAAGCGGGCGCATCACGGCTTTGGCATGAAGATCATCGCCTATAACCGCAGCAAGATCGCACCCGATATCCTTGCACAATGCGATGCCACGCAGGTGGACAGCATCGACGAATTGTTGCCGCTTTGCGATTTCATCTCGTTGCATTGTCCGGGCGGGGCGGAAAACCGGCACCTGATCGACGCCAGGCGCCTGAACCTGATGCGATCCGATGCATTCCTGATTAACACCGCCCGCGGCGAGGTCATTGACGAGATGGCCCTGTCACAAGCGCTGTGGTTCGAAACCATCGGTGGTGCCGCGCTCGACGTGTTCGATGGAGAGCCGAACATCAACCCGGTGCTGCAGAATTGCGACAACCTAGTGATGCTCCCACACTTGGGCAGCGCCACCCGCGAAGCGCGCGAGGCGATGGGTTTTCGGGTTCTCGACAATCTGCGCGACTTCTTCGATGGCCGCGAACCGCGCGACAGGGTGAACTGA
- the sucD gene encoding succinate--CoA ligase subunit alpha encodes MSIFLDRDTKIIVQGITGKMARFHAREMIEYGSNVVGGVVPGKGGETVEGVPVFNTVKEAVTETGAEATLVFVPPPAAADGIMEAADAGIRYCVCITDGIPAQDMIRVKRYMYRYPKERRMVLTGPNCAGTISPGKALLGIMPGHIYLQGNVGIIGRSGTLGYEAAAQLKERGIGVSTSVGIGGDPINGSSFKDILERFENDDETHVICMIGEIGGPQEAEAAEYIRDHISKPVVAYVAGLTAPKGRTMGHAGAIISAFGESASEKVEILTAAGVTVAENPAVIGETIASVMQ; translated from the coding sequence ATGAGCATTTTTCTGGATCGCGATACAAAGATCATCGTTCAGGGGATTACCGGCAAGATGGCCCGGTTCCATGCGCGCGAAATGATCGAATATGGTTCGAATGTCGTGGGCGGCGTCGTGCCGGGCAAGGGCGGCGAAACCGTCGAGGGCGTACCGGTGTTCAACACGGTCAAGGAAGCCGTCACCGAGACTGGGGCCGAGGCCACGCTGGTCTTCGTGCCGCCTCCCGCTGCCGCCGACGGGATCATGGAGGCCGCCGATGCAGGCATCCGTTACTGTGTCTGCATCACCGACGGCATTCCCGCGCAGGACATGATTCGGGTCAAACGCTACATGTACCGCTATCCCAAGGAGCGGCGCATGGTTTTGACCGGCCCGAACTGCGCCGGAACGATCAGCCCCGGAAAGGCGCTTCTGGGGATCATGCCCGGTCATATCTATCTGCAGGGCAATGTCGGCATCATCGGCCGGTCGGGAACCTTGGGCTACGAAGCGGCGGCGCAGTTGAAAGAACGCGGGATCGGTGTGTCCACCAGTGTCGGTATCGGCGGCGACCCGATCAACGGGTCTTCCTTCAAGGATATCCTGGAACGTTTCGAGAATGATGACGAGACGCATGTGATCTGCATGATCGGCGAAATCGGTGGCCCGCAAGAAGCCGAGGCTGCCGAATATATCCGTGATCACATCAGCAAGCCGGTAGTGGCTTATGTCGCGGGTCTGACCGCGCCCAAGGGCCGCACGATGGGTCACGCGGGAGCGATCATTTCGGCATTCGGCGAAAGTGCCAGCGAGAAAGTCGAAATCCTCACCGCTGCGGGTGTCACTGTAGCCGAAAACCCGGCTGTGATTGGCGAGACCATCGCCAGTGTCATGCAATAG
- a CDS encoding malate--CoA ligase subunit beta yields MDIHEYQAKEILSNFGVTVPQGALAYSPEQAAYRAREMGGNRWVVKAQVHAGGRGKAGGVKVCDSDAEIQAATEGMFGQKLITHQTGPEGKGIYRVYVEAAVPIEREIYLGFVLDRASQRVMIVASGEGGMEIEEISAERPDSIVRATVEPAVGLQEFQCREIAFALGIEARMTQQMVRTLRGCYRAFRELDATMVEVNPLVITGDDRILALDAKMTFDDNALFRHPQISELRDKSQEDPRESRAADRGLSYVGLDGNIGCIVNGAGLAMATMDTIKLAGGEPANFLDIGGGATPERVAKAFRLVMSDKNVQAILVNIFAGINRCDWVAEGVVQALRENPVDVPVVVRLAGTNVEEGQKILAQSGLPLIRATTLNEAAERAVAAWQSDVKNNPNLRAVQ; encoded by the coding sequence ATGGATATCCACGAATACCAGGCCAAGGAAATTCTCAGTAATTTCGGGGTAACAGTCCCACAGGGCGCATTGGCCTACAGTCCCGAGCAAGCCGCCTACCGTGCCCGCGAAATGGGTGGCAACCGCTGGGTGGTCAAGGCGCAGGTTCATGCCGGTGGCCGGGGCAAGGCCGGGGGGGTCAAGGTCTGTGACAGCGATGCCGAAATCCAGGCCGCGACCGAAGGCATGTTCGGGCAAAAGCTGATCACGCATCAGACCGGGCCTGAAGGCAAGGGCATCTACCGCGTCTATGTCGAGGCGGCCGTGCCGATCGAGCGCGAAATCTATCTGGGCTTTGTCCTAGACCGCGCAAGCCAGCGGGTGATGATCGTCGCCAGTGGCGAAGGCGGGATGGAGATCGAGGAGATCTCTGCCGAACGTCCCGACAGCATCGTTCGTGCCACGGTGGAGCCCGCCGTCGGTCTGCAAGAGTTCCAATGCCGCGAGATAGCCTTTGCACTGGGCATCGAAGCGCGCATGACACAGCAGATGGTGCGCACGCTGCGCGGCTGCTATCGTGCCTTCCGCGAACTCGACGCCACCATGGTCGAGGTTAATCCGCTGGTGATTACAGGCGATGATCGCATCCTTGCCCTCGACGCCAAGATGACCTTTGACGACAATGCCCTGTTCCGACACCCGCAGATCTCGGAATTGCGTGACAAGTCGCAAGAGGATCCGCGGGAATCCCGTGCCGCCGACCGTGGTCTGTCCTATGTCGGGCTGGACGGAAATATCGGCTGTATCGTCAACGGCGCCGGACTGGCGATGGCGACGATGGACACGATCAAGCTTGCTGGCGGCGAGCCGGCGAATTTCCTGGATATCGGCGGTGGCGCCACACCCGAACGGGTCGCCAAGGCGTTCCGGCTGGTAATGTCTGACAAGAATGTGCAGGCGATCCTCGTCAACATCTTTGCCGGGATCAATCGCTGTGACTGGGTCGCCGAGGGCGTCGTTCAGGCGCTGCGCGAAAACCCGGTCGACGTGCCGGTCGTGGTCCGCCTTGCAGGCACCAATGTCGAGGAGGGGCAGAAGATCCTCGCGCAAAGCGGGTTGCCCCTGATCCGCGCAACGACACTTAACGAAGCCGCCGAGCGGGCAGTTGCAGCCTGGCAGAGCGACGTGAAGAACAATCCCAACCTGAGGGCTGTCCAATGA
- a CDS encoding aminotransferase class V-fold PLP-dependent enzyme, giving the protein MAEIKIFPQLEIPETIAAGPGPGNTDPRVLQRFASAGIADHMQADVLRGMIESKLMLREVMGTRNIHTFGVAGTGWSGLDVMFSAVMPGDKVVMFTNGTFSSIDGLTVRMKAATAEELAANPLDPKPASVTIIDVPHGKSVTGETVEAALAKHKPKWAAMAHWETGSGRINDLRGFSDACEKHGVMGLVDAVSSLGVEDFRIDDFPGVHGWASCPQKGICCLPLTYAPVSFTDRYIETLRASGTRTFVHHPILEARHWGIIDGKDVEKGTYHRTHSAYAVAAFHEALRILLQDTVARRAEDYSFHEAALCDAVTAMGCKVTSNMTSLVVLNLPDKLAGREMELVQSCRAAGFGIWPTLSEPVQVRIGILNLLTQAAITDIVTRFGAAMNEMGAGIDMDEISARLDRHFETAMAAQ; this is encoded by the coding sequence ATGGCCGAAATCAAGATCTTCCCTCAGCTAGAGATTCCCGAAACGATCGCAGCGGGCCCTGGTCCAGGCAATACCGACCCGCGGGTCCTCCAGCGTTTTGCGAGCGCCGGCATTGCCGACCACATGCAAGCGGACGTGCTTCGCGGCATGATCGAATCCAAGTTGATGCTGCGAGAGGTGATGGGCACCCGCAATATCCATACTTTCGGCGTGGCCGGAACGGGGTGGAGCGGTCTCGATGTCATGTTCAGTGCCGTGATGCCCGGCGACAAGGTGGTGATGTTCACCAACGGAACCTTCTCCAGCATCGACGGCCTTACTGTCCGGATGAAAGCGGCCACCGCCGAAGAACTGGCCGCTAATCCGCTGGACCCGAAGCCCGCTTCGGTCACCATCATCGATGTGCCGCATGGCAAATCCGTCACCGGCGAGACCGTCGAGGCTGCACTGGCCAAGCACAAGCCGAAATGGGCCGCGATGGCGCATTGGGAAACCGGGTCGGGCCGGATCAACGACCTGCGCGGATTCTCTGACGCTTGTGAGAAGCACGGAGTAATGGGGCTGGTCGATGCTGTTTCGTCGCTCGGGGTGGAAGATTTCCGGATCGATGACTTCCCGGGCGTGCATGGTTGGGCTTCCTGTCCACAGAAGGGCATCTGCTGCCTACCGCTGACCTATGCACCGGTGTCGTTCACCGACCGTTACATCGAGACGCTCAGGGCGAGTGGCACTCGCACCTTTGTGCATCACCCGATCCTCGAGGCGCGGCATTGGGGCATCATCGACGGCAAGGATGTCGAGAAAGGTACCTATCACCGCACCCATAGCGCCTATGCAGTCGCGGCTTTCCACGAGGCGCTGCGCATCCTGTTGCAGGATACTGTTGCCCGGCGTGCCGAGGATTATTCTTTCCACGAAGCGGCGCTGTGCGATGCGGTCACGGCGATGGGCTGCAAGGTGACGTCGAACATGACCTCGCTGGTGGTTCTCAACCTGCCCGACAAGCTGGCCGGTCGCGAGATGGAATTGGTGCAATCGTGCCGTGCCGCCGGTTTCGGCATCTGGCCGACACTGTCCGAGCCGGTTCAGGTCCGCATCGGCATTCTGAACCTGCTGACCCAAGCCGCGATCACCGACATCGTTACCCGGTTCGGGGCAGCGATGAACGAAATGGGTGCAGGTATCGACATGGACGAGATCAGCGCTCGGCTGGACCGCCATTTCGAGACTGCAATGGCCGCTCAGTAA
- a CDS encoding response regulator transcription factor — translation MTGSSNTKVSVMLADSNPLVLSAMSEVFERDTRFSLVATSATAEGFLGTVMRIPCQVGIIDWGLPVLGGARLLEVLREQESAPRIVVYADEGSDAHRAAMSAGAAGFVARNGPVETLLDTCVAVAAGKMVFPYLDVRELQKDPIHSLSRREAAMLEALSKGLTNRELSQELGISTNTVKFHLSNLYDKLSVKNRAQAIAFYYSSRIPGGRNFEDNE, via the coding sequence ATGACTGGCAGCTCTAATACCAAGGTTTCAGTCATGCTGGCGGACAGTAATCCACTGGTCCTGTCGGCCATGTCGGAAGTTTTCGAGCGCGACACCCGATTCTCTCTCGTGGCCACCTCTGCGACCGCCGAGGGTTTCCTGGGAACGGTTATGCGCATCCCCTGCCAAGTCGGAATCATCGATTGGGGTCTGCCAGTCCTTGGCGGAGCAAGGCTTCTCGAAGTTCTGCGCGAACAGGAAAGCGCGCCACGCATCGTGGTCTATGCCGATGAAGGGAGCGATGCCCACCGCGCGGCGATGAGCGCGGGCGCCGCCGGTTTCGTGGCTCGCAACGGCCCGGTCGAAACCTTGCTGGACACCTGTGTTGCCGTTGCCGCGGGAAAAATGGTTTTCCCCTATCTCGATGTCCGCGAGCTGCAGAAAGACCCCATCCACTCCCTGTCCCGCCGCGAGGCAGCCATGCTGGAAGCCCTGTCCAAGGGGCTGACCAATCGTGAACTTTCGCAGGAACTGGGTATCTCGACCAACACTGTGAAATTCCACTTGTCAAATCTATATGACAAGCTTTCGGTCAAGAATCGGGCCCAAGCCATCGCCTTCTACTACTCAAGTCGAATACCCGGTGGGCGCAATTTCGAGGACAACGAGTAA
- a CDS encoding HpcH/HpaI aldolase/citrate lyase family protein, whose product MSFFPIEQAPARLNRSELAVPGSQPQMFQKAAESDVDVIFLDLEDAVAPDEKVQARKNIIKALNEIDWGKKSMSIRINGLDTHYMYRDVVDVVEQAGERLDLIMIPKVGTAADVYAVDMMVTQIEDAKGYGKRIGFEHIIETALGMQNVSEIAAASKRNESLHFGVADYAASTRARTTVIGGVNENYAVLTDPDQDGSRQVHWGDMWHYAISRMVVAARANGLRPIDGPFGDFSDPDGYKAAAYRAAVLGCEGKWAIHPSQVALANEVMSPSAEEVARAEKILAAMAEAEAAGKGAVSLDGRLIDYASIRQAEVLVEKARQIAA is encoded by the coding sequence ATGAGTTTCTTTCCCATCGAACAAGCCCCCGCGCGTCTTAATCGGAGCGAACTCGCCGTTCCGGGCAGTCAGCCGCAAATGTTTCAAAAAGCAGCAGAATCCGACGTTGATGTGATCTTCCTCGACCTTGAGGATGCGGTCGCACCAGACGAGAAGGTGCAGGCTCGCAAGAACATCATCAAGGCCCTGAACGAGATCGATTGGGGCAAGAAATCCATGTCGATTCGAATCAACGGCCTGGACACGCACTACATGTATCGCGATGTCGTCGACGTGGTCGAGCAGGCCGGTGAACGCCTTGACCTGATCATGATTCCCAAGGTCGGCACCGCAGCCGACGTCTACGCCGTGGACATGATGGTGACCCAGATCGAGGATGCCAAGGGCTACGGGAAGCGGATCGGATTCGAGCATATCATCGAAACCGCACTCGGCATGCAGAATGTCAGCGAGATCGCCGCTGCGTCCAAGCGCAACGAAAGCCTGCATTTTGGCGTGGCCGATTACGCCGCCAGCACCCGCGCCCGCACCACGGTGATCGGGGGCGTGAACGAGAATTACGCCGTACTGACCGACCCGGACCAGGACGGCAGCCGGCAGGTCCATTGGGGCGACATGTGGCATTACGCAATCTCGCGCATGGTGGTCGCCGCCCGCGCCAACGGGTTGCGCCCGATCGATGGCCCCTTCGGCGATTTCTCGGATCCCGACGGCTACAAGGCGGCCGCCTATCGCGCCGCCGTCCTCGGCTGTGAAGGCAAGTGGGCCATCCATCCCAGTCAGGTCGCGCTTGCCAATGAGGTGATGAGCCCCTCTGCAGAGGAAGTCGCCCGCGCGGAGAAAATCCTCGCCGCCATGGCCGAGGCCGAAGCAGCAGGCAAGGGCGCCGTGTCATTGGATGGCCGCTTGATCGACTATGCCTCGATCCGTCAAGCCGAGGTGCTTGTCGAGAAAGCCCGGCAGATCGCCGCATAA
- a CDS encoding glycerate kinase type-2 family protein, which yields MRALARQLYDRAVEAADPARAVREYFAQHRPARLPAGGHSYVIAIGKAAPAMLGEALHHIPAPVTALGVTHHENAQDIPGARILTAGHPEPDEDGLRAAREVVALLQKAGDNDHVVALISGGGSALVPAPKPPLTLADKQAVNRLLLENGLGITEMNLIRQQLSELKGGGLLRYASPASVTALILSDVIGNELSAIASGPTTAPLGSHAEALALLQDRGLLEELPSSVRTLLESPELPGSRYVSDNNLIGSNEKSLEAMRAAVTNGWTTRIVSDRLIGDVGDAATRIVQAAGDIDRKGPTALIFGGETTVHLQGTGRGGRNQELALRIAMQGDRLPEGWVFLSGGTDGRDGPTDAAGGIVDSGTIARIRTSGNDPEALLANNDSFAALKAAGDLLITGATGTNVADVQVLLLP from the coding sequence ATGCGTGCGTTGGCACGACAGCTTTATGACCGCGCGGTCGAAGCGGCTGATCCCGCTCGCGCCGTGCGGGAATACTTTGCTCAACATCGGCCCGCCCGCCTTCCGGCCGGCGGGCATAGCTATGTCATCGCCATTGGCAAGGCCGCCCCGGCGATGCTGGGCGAGGCATTGCATCATATCCCCGCTCCAGTCACGGCACTGGGGGTCACCCATCACGAAAATGCCCAGGACATTCCCGGTGCCCGCATCCTCACGGCAGGCCATCCTGAACCAGATGAGGATGGGTTGCGGGCCGCTCGGGAAGTCGTCGCCCTACTGCAAAAGGCCGGTGATAACGATCATGTCGTTGCGCTTATCTCCGGTGGCGGCTCGGCCCTTGTGCCTGCTCCGAAACCGCCACTGACACTCGCGGACAAGCAGGCGGTCAACCGGCTCTTGCTGGAAAACGGGCTTGGCATCACCGAAATGAACCTGATCCGTCAGCAGCTTTCCGAACTGAAAGGCGGAGGCTTATTGCGCTACGCCTCTCCTGCTTCGGTCACTGCGCTGATCCTGTCGGATGTGATCGGCAATGAACTGAGCGCCATTGCCAGCGGTCCGACGACCGCGCCTCTCGGCAGCCACGCCGAAGCATTGGCCCTGTTGCAAGACCGTGGGCTGCTGGAGGAACTGCCCTCCTCTGTCCGAACGCTTCTGGAAAGTCCTGAGCTGCCCGGATCGCGGTATGTTTCGGACAATAACCTGATCGGTAGCAACGAAAAATCGCTGGAGGCGATGCGCGCCGCCGTGACAAACGGATGGACTACCCGAATCGTGTCCGACAGGCTGATCGGAGATGTGGGAGACGCTGCCACAAGGATCGTCCAAGCCGCCGGCGACATCGATCGCAAGGGTCCGACCGCCCTGATTTTCGGTGGCGAAACGACCGTGCATCTTCAAGGTACCGGGCGTGGCGGCCGCAATCAGGAACTTGCCCTGCGGATCGCGATGCAGGGCGACCGCCTGCCCGAGGGTTGGGTCTTTCTCAGCGGCGGCACCGATGGCCGGGACGGTCCCACCGATGCGGCGGGCGGGATCGTCGATAGCGGCACCATCGCCCGCATCAGAACCAGCGGCAACGATCCCGAAGCCTTGCTCGCCAATAACGACAGCTTTGCCGCGTTGAAAGCGGCGGGAGACCTGCTGATTACTGGCGCGACAGGCACCAATGTCGCTGATGTTCAGGTGCTTTTGCTACCCTGA
- a CDS encoding aminotransferase class V-fold PLP-dependent enzyme, producing the protein MTEALWDWHDANGFTRVINVSGTMTGLGASVTGSAARKATAEAMGHFVKMHELQEHAGQVISRLTGAEAGCVTASASAGISLCVAGCMTGLNPSRAEALPAVPGSRDTVVAQAGHLCHYGAPVETAVGLTGGKLRVIGQSTQCADHQLEGALDENVAAALYVVSHHVVHYGQIPFARFVEIAHRAGVPVIVDAASEYDLTGFIEQGADLAIYSGHKFLSGPTSGIIAGRRDLVRAAYLQNIGIGRGMKVGKESIMGLIAAMEDWMTRDAAAIRAAERAALEEWQAAVADLPGITARVVPDPTNNPLDRLQIEIDPQEAGANAAIFAAVLGRQDPAIIVRDHEVELGYFQLDPCNLLPGQQVLVADTLRHVLGSGGDVLDHAEADPRNGSIRAYLDWGQG; encoded by the coding sequence ATGACTGAAGCTTTGTGGGACTGGCATGATGCAAACGGGTTCACCCGGGTGATCAATGTTAGTGGAACCATGACCGGGCTTGGGGCCTCGGTCACCGGTTCGGCCGCGCGGAAGGCGACGGCCGAGGCCATGGGCCATTTCGTCAAGATGCACGAGTTGCAGGAGCATGCCGGGCAGGTGATTTCCCGCCTTACGGGGGCCGAAGCAGGCTGCGTGACCGCCTCGGCAAGCGCGGGGATCTCGCTTTGCGTCGCGGGCTGCATGACCGGGCTGAACCCGAGCCGGGCAGAGGCATTGCCGGCAGTTCCAGGATCGCGCGACACGGTTGTGGCCCAGGCCGGTCACCTGTGCCATTACGGCGCGCCGGTCGAGACCGCCGTTGGCCTGACCGGGGGCAAATTGCGCGTCATTGGCCAGTCCACGCAATGCGCAGATCATCAGCTTGAAGGCGCGCTGGACGAAAACGTGGCGGCAGCGCTTTATGTCGTGTCGCATCACGTGGTGCATTACGGCCAGATCCCCTTTGCCCGCTTTGTCGAGATCGCCCATCGCGCCGGAGTGCCGGTGATCGTGGATGCTGCATCGGAATATGATCTGACCGGCTTCATCGAGCAGGGTGCGGATCTGGCGATCTATTCGGGGCACAAGTTCCTGTCCGGACCGACCAGCGGCATCATTGCCGGGCGCCGTGACCTTGTGCGAGCCGCCTATCTGCAGAATATCGGCATCGGACGCGGCATGAAGGTCGGCAAGGAAAGCATCATGGGGCTGATCGCCGCCATGGAAGACTGGATGACCCGCGATGCCGCCGCGATACGTGCCGCCGAGCGTGCTGCGCTCGAAGAATGGCAGGCTGCAGTGGCTGATCTGCCGGGCATTACGGCGCGCGTGGTTCCCGATCCGACGAACAATCCGCTTGACCGCTTGCAGATCGAAATCGATCCGCAAGAAGCCGGAGCAAACGCGGCTATCTTTGCCGCTGTCTTGGGGCGGCAGGATCCGGCGATCATTGTGCGCGATCACGAGGTGGAACTGGGCTATTTCCAACTCGATCCCTGTAATCTGTTACCGGGTCAGCAAGTTTTGGTGGCCGATACGCTTCGCCATGTGCTTGGTTCCGGGGGTGATGTGTTGGATCATGCCGAGGCAGATCCGCGCAACGGCTCTATCCGGGCCTATCTGGATTGGGGGCAGGGTTGA
- a CDS encoding RidA family protein, with protein MSQPEILGSVPVATRLVRLGVELPEAAPAPIGAFRNVRQSGNLVYVSGQGPVLADGTLLCGKVGADVTAEAAREHARLVAVNILGALRDHFGGFDRLRGVVKLLGLVNAVPEFDRHPFVIDGASTLLAEVFGEGGVHARSAFGVGSLPNNITVEIEAIFEIDA; from the coding sequence ATGTCACAACCTGAGATTCTGGGGTCCGTCCCGGTCGCCACCCGGCTGGTTCGTCTTGGCGTTGAGTTGCCCGAAGCGGCACCAGCTCCGATCGGCGCGTTTCGCAATGTGCGGCAGAGCGGCAATCTGGTTTATGTCTCGGGTCAGGGGCCTGTGCTTGCCGATGGCACATTGCTGTGTGGCAAGGTGGGCGCAGATGTGACCGCCGAAGCCGCGCGTGAACATGCGCGGCTGGTGGCGGTCAACATTCTGGGCGCATTGCGCGATCATTTTGGCGGATTCGACCGGTTGCGGGGCGTGGTCAAACTTTTGGGGCTGGTCAATGCCGTGCCCGAATTCGACCGCCATCCATTCGTGATCGACGGCGCCTCGACCTTGCTGGCAGAGGTGTTCGGTGAAGGGGGTGTCCACGCTCGTTCCGCCTTTGGGGTCGGATCACTGCCCAACAACATCACCGTCGAAATCGAGGCGATATTCGAAATTGACGCATAG
- a CDS encoding ABC transporter ATP-binding protein, which produces MSEPLLQIHNLSKRFETPRGTVHAVNDVSFDIRRGSITGLVGESGSGKTTLGRSLLRLIEPSEGQTIFDGTDLNRLDKSGLRAARRRMQIIFQDPVSSLNPRLRVRDVIAEGLRAHGIGNTRSRRDKVAELLEEVGLSADHMNRFPHEFSGGQRQRIGIARALALEPEFIVADESVSALDVSIQAQVLNLLLELREKRNLTMLFIAHDLSVVEYLCDQIVVMYLGRIVEKGPSRPLYRNPSHPYTQALLSAIPMPDPGLTRSRTLLKGDIPSPLQPPSGCVFRTRCPKAAEICANGTPEPVTVGQSHQSYCKRLEGHHVTT; this is translated from the coding sequence ATGTCTGAGCCGCTGCTTCAAATTCACAACCTTTCCAAGCGGTTCGAGACGCCGCGCGGAACGGTGCATGCCGTGAACGATGTCAGTTTCGACATTCGCCGCGGCTCGATCACCGGCTTGGTCGGCGAGTCCGGCTCGGGCAAGACTACATTGGGACGTTCCCTGTTGCGCTTGATCGAACCGAGCGAGGGGCAGACGATCTTTGACGGCACGGATTTGAACAGGCTGGACAAATCCGGGCTACGGGCTGCGCGCCGACGCATGCAGATCATCTTTCAGGACCCGGTTTCGTCCCTTAACCCCCGCCTTCGTGTGCGCGACGTGATCGCCGAAGGTCTGCGCGCCCATGGCATCGGCAATACCCGTTCCCGCCGCGACAAGGTCGCTGAACTGCTGGAAGAGGTCGGCCTGAGCGCCGATCACATGAACCGTTTCCCGCATGAGTTTTCCGGGGGGCAGCGCCAGCGTATCGGTATCGCGCGCGCCCTGGCGCTCGAACCCGAATTCATAGTCGCGGATGAAAGCGTTTCGGCCCTGGATGTGTCGATCCAGGCGCAGGTGCTTAATCTGCTGCTGGAGCTTCGGGAAAAGCGCAACTTGACCATGCTGTTTATTGCGCATGATTTGTCGGTGGTGGAATATCTCTGTGACCAGATCGTGGTAATGTATCTGGGCCGGATCGTTGAAAAGGGGCCGTCGCGGCCGCTCTATCGCAATCCGTCGCATCCTTACACTCAGGCGTTGCTGTCGGCGATCCCGATGCCCGATCCGGGGCTGACACGCAGCAGAACCCTACTGAAGGGCGACATCCCCAGCCCGTTGCAGCCGCCCTCGGGCTGCGTTTTCCGGACGCGTTGCCCCAAGGCTGCGGAAATCTGCGCCAATGGAACGCCTGAACCTGTCACCGTGGGTCAATCCCATCAAAGTTACTGCAAACGATTAGAAGGACATCATGTCACAACCTGA